The following proteins are encoded in a genomic region of Anomaloglossus baeobatrachus isolate aAnoBae1 chromosome 6, aAnoBae1.hap1, whole genome shotgun sequence:
- the NDUFB9 gene encoding NADH dehydrogenase [ubiquinone] 1 beta subcomplex subunit 9 has protein sequence MAGLLNHQQKVLRLYKKSLRHLESWCVFRDQFRYEACMLRARFDDNRNEKDLIKATLLLKAGEEEFYRLQHPQPYIFVDSPGGTSYERYDCYKVPEWCLDHWHPSERAVYPDYFTKREEWKKLREASWDREVQQIMEETPPEGVQTEALPPARREGDMPPLWWDYVTRPRERPT, from the exons ATGGCGGGGCTGCTCAACCACCAGCAGAAGGTGCTGCGGCTGTACAAGAAGTCCCTGCGCCACCTGGAGTCGTGGTGCGTCTTCAG AGACCAGTTCCGCTATGAGGCCTGCATGCTGAGGGCGCGCTTCGATGACAATAGAAATGAGAAGGATCTTATTAAAGCGACCTTACTACTGAAGGCCGGAGAAGAGGAATTCTACCGGCTCCAACACCCCCAGCCGTACATCTTTGTAGACTCCCCAGGAGGAACCTCCTACGAGAGATACGACTGCTACAAG GTGCCCGAGTGGTGTCTGGATCACTGGCATCCCTCTGAGAGGGCCGTGTACCCCGACTACTTTACTAAGAGAGAGGAGTGGAAGAAGCTTCGAGAAGCAAGCTGGGACCGTGAG GTCCAGCAAATTATGGAGGAGACCCCACCCGAAGGTGTACAGACTGAAGCATTGCCCCCCGCCCGCAGAGAGGGCGACATGCCCCCGCTGTGGTGGGATTATGTGACAAGACCTCGTGAAAGGCCCACATAG